The nucleotide sequence GGGATGTTTTAGTGGAAATGTTTGCAGTTGTGGCAAGTGAAGAATTACTAAAATTACTACATGTGTTACACTTCTTTCTAAGGATGGCATAGTCTATTgaccagaaatttaaaaatagaaaaacaagacTCAAACACTTGAAAAACATACTTTGGTGGTTGGCCATTAACCAGCAACCTAAATAGATAGGCAAGCCAATCTTTTGACATTCTTTCCGATTTCAAAATAATATGCTAATATATAAAGCTTAATGTACTCAAAATTCATGTTATGTCAGATTCTGGTTATATCTTCTagctgtttaaaaacaaattggTGGTTTTTCAAAGCGTTCTTTCCCTATGGTTTATCTTAAATTCCTCCCATTTAAAAATCTTCACCAAAGCACCTGATGGCTTTTATTTGTTGTGAGTGTAGTTCCCACAATCACCATGCTATTTTTCcaagaaaattaaagaattacagaaagaaaagaatagactTAAATTAAGATTcaagtattattttaaatcagCACAATAGGGGAGGACATGtatttgttttcaataaataagCCTTTATCTACTCCTTTCACACTGAACTAGCAAATAAATATAGCACACACTTCATACTAGGAGGCATTGGAAAGCACTAATAAACATTCTGGCTATCATCACTGTTAGAACTGCTCACATATAAACATTATACGAGTTTTTTAAAGGACCATATTAGAATTTTGACTTTTGTGTTTCATATTTTCAGTATCAAAGTCTCGTTTTGCTTATATCCACATGTGCCTTGTCATACTGTCAGAACATCTGTGATAACCTTAGATAACATCATGATAAGccagaaagagaagagtcatCCATCCAGTGTTAGCATGTTTATGTGGAAGGTCCACCTCTGAGGACCTCTGTCTTCAAGGCacctctctatgtctctctccaTAGCAGACGTGCCGATAGATAGGTACTACAGAAAGTGCATTAACTTCTTCTGTGTGCACTAGCAGATTCTAACAACAGACGACGTCATCTTGGCAATCTAAAACACAAGGTGCTTCATTTTAAAGTGCTAGCATTTCCTCAGGGAGCTATGTGCTCACGAGGAATGAAATTGAACTTGAATAAAGCAAGCGTGCTCCTGAAACGGTGGTAGGGAACCAGGGGAgggcttttgtttattatatttctgTGATTTAAACAGATGACATCATACCGTACCTCAAAAACCACAGACATACTCTTTAAAACCTAAAACATTCTGAAATGAAATAAGGAACCCTCCCCCTGAAATAGGAATTTAGCACAAAACCGTGCACACGGCATGGCTCATGACATGGGTTGTGCAAATGTGCTCTAGAACCTTCTCAACGAAACTTCTTAACCCGGGTTTCCAAAAGACACAGCAACTTTAAATGCAAACATAGCAAATGCCCAGGTTAGAAATGAGGACTCCTTACGAAGGCCCTTAACGTTTACATTTGGTAAAATATTGGAGGCATTGTCAAGCAGACAACGCCCCTACTAGTCCAGAGCATCTTGTCAAGATAACCCATGATAGTAAGTCACCAGCATCCACAGTAACAGCAGGAATATAAAGTCTACATCAAAAACAACTTTGCATGCAGGTGTCATAGTATATTACACATCTCCTGGTACGCACACCAGTTCATTGCGCCCCAAACACAGAAACACGTATGATGTCATACTATATAAGTGTACACACCACAGTAGCGTAACAaacagtaatcaagaaaatggttAAATGGTTTAGAATGACGGGACTTCACAGTAGAAGCAACGATGCTCGTTTTGAGCTTTCTTGActctttagggaaaaaaataggATTTTTTGTAAACATCTTCATAACTATCTTTTTTCTCAACATATTACTGAAGCTACGCGAATAGTAAATATCTAGGAGACATGGAGAAAGCACATCTTAAATACACTaacactttcagaaaaaaaaacacaggcatTTGTTAAAAGAtgactattataaatattttctatctGCATCTCAACTATGGTTtcataaataatgtatttaaaagtGCTGAACACGGTAGGATAGTCAGCGACGCCAGTGTAAACAGAACCTTTTGTTTTCTACTCTGCAATTGTTTTTAAAATCCCATTTTGTCAAACACTGCAacagttaaaatatttgcatAGGGAAGAGGTAATAGCCCTTTTAATCATAGCTCCTGAATTCTATATAAGTTAGAAAATcatactcatttaaaaaaacaagtcttgaaatgctttaaatttatggaaaaaagaaacatgatGCCAACCtttcaagtaaaataaatttaaaaagaaaactccaaacttttctttttaaaaaaatatgtttaataaattaaaaaaatgagaggtagttaaaaaaaatgacaaataaaacCTATAATTTTAATATCATCCTTAATATAAGGCCAGTATTCTCAGTGgatataaatctttttaaatcttcCATTTTTTTAGATTACTCAACATTATAGTCATTGagtttaagattaaaaaaatagtctCCAGGGGATAGTGATATTGAAAGATAAGACCTTGATATAAATATGACATTGATTGTAACTTTGGATTTGTGCACAATATGACACTGATCTGAAGGTCAGAGATACATGCCAAGGTCAGGTGAGTATTTCATGTAAAGAGCCGATGGAATTACAAAAAATAATATTGGCAGCTAAAGGATTTGAGCACTGTACTGCCTTCTAATTGTGGGTGAGGGCCAATAGTTTGTTTTGAACAATGTTAAACTAAGTCTTTCTTGAGATACTACATGAAAACAGTTAAGGTCTGACATCCAAAGTTTTCATCTTCATAACCCCTTGTGAAATGTTGCTTAGGAAAAACTAAAGCTTTTAACTGGGTTAGATGTTCCAGGCAAATATGCCACATGCCAGCCGCAGTTCCTCAAGACGCCTTTCACAGTGCTGCCTGGAGGCGTTCCCTACTGAATCTCTTCCTTCATAGCCCCAAACTGGAATATCAAGCATCCTCTTGTTTTCTTGCTGACATACATAACTTTACACAACTGTTTTAGAACTGGAGAGccattctttaataaataaattacagtaTTGGACATTTGATATATACATAgactcatttcttcttttaaacctAAAAACAGTATCACTCTTGGATCTTTTCAGCGAGATAAGATATCTTCAGATTGTTTTGTGCTTTGTAAAATTTTCTTATcactgttaggttttttttttttttttgttgctgttttcttttcttttaaacatagcAAATTCTTCTGTAATGAACATGCCAGAGTTTGGGCAGTGAACCAGATCCGTCAACAGGCAGAAATATACAGCTACTTTTTTTCCATGTACAGAAAAATTGGCTTCAAAGTCCATGTACTAAACATAGTATGTAGCATAGTTAAATATCACAGTTACATgtttaaaatagctttttttatcagattatgcttttaaaaaaatgcaaaccaCAGCCAATTTGTTGGCAATTGTTTCTAAGAGACCATATTGCACAAAAGTCCTGAAATACATATATAAGGTACACTACAGATTAAATAGGACAACTAAGtggcaaacaaagctgctgtaCTTTGCACATGCGGCCTCTGGAGATGCACTAGGAGACTGTTCAGAGGACTAGGAACACAGTTTGCTTGCAAGTAGAACAAGTGTTGAATCAAAGAGACTTAATTTGGCAATTCATTGTCTTATATAGGCTTTTCTCCAAACAGAATCATGGGTAACCTTGATAACAACGGAGACAAAGACCTTCACCGTTCTCTCTTGCCAGCATCCCGAGGGTGCCAACCTGGAGTTCTCCAGGAACTCAGTTTCTGATGTCATTTAATTACTTATATTTCCCATCCCAGCCCtctgaaatgattattttttttttggcctttcaCACGAAAATTAAGATTCAGAAGAAGAGGTGGCAGTACTTTCAACAAAAGTTTTATAGATTTGCGAGTTCAGGAATCGTGGGAAAGAATCCCTGTGCATCAGAGTGTAGATTTGCAGCTGGGCATCTTCGTACATGTGAGGGCTGGGGTCCAGCAGGTTCCTGTTGATCACCTCCCTAACTCGAGaatccaggctgacctgaaatgGAACAAGACCAGGTATGTCCGTGTGGTTTGCAAACGACTTCTCAGAGAAACTTCATCGATGAAGTCGGACACCCATAACCTCAAATATTGTCCTTTCAAAGACTAAATAGTGATTTGTGATTTCCCCCTTCTAATGATAAATTAAACaacaggaaaaaggaaggagaagaagagaaaaaattgGTTGACAGCTATCTTGGCATCTTTGTGTTTGTCTTCTCCATGTAATATTGTGTAAGCAGAGAATAATCAGAATATTATTCACACCCTCCATCCCTGCAATGCTGCGGTGAATCTGTTGACAACTAGGTACACATCTGAGGGCAGAATAGAGTTCTCCAgccacactcaacacacacatcatataaagCATCCATTAGTTTCACATCCCAATGGGTCTCACCAAGTCCAGGGTGGGAAAGCACAGACCACGGAAGAGTAAAGCAGAAACAGAGGTAGGTCTAAAGTCCTAGGAAACATCTTTAAAAGATCTCTGCCAAACAGACACTAGGATAATGAAGCATCATATTTAATAAAAGAAGCTTAGGAATTCAGAATATTTACTAAAATTGCCAATGCAGTATTCCTTTGTAAGTATACAGAAATTAAATTCTACTATAAAAGAACATCCCATAATCCATCGCATGTTCCTATTACTGAACAATTTGCCTGAGGCACAAAGGATATATCAGGGAAGTAGAAACAAATGAATAGTACTAAGGCCATGGTGAGGGGAGCGGATCGAACAACCTGTCCTGAACGAAACCTACACACGAAGGAGGCTTTGATGCCTAACCTAgtcagggaagagaagaaaaggaaaaccctccagaagggcagtggtggtgtaggcctttaatcccagcaattgggaacctgaggcgggcagatctctgtgggttcaagggcagcctggtctacagagtgagttccaggaaaaccagagctatacaaagaaaccctgtctcgaaaaaaaaaacaaacaaaccaaaaaacccaatcACCCAGAGTGTTGCTCTCGACTGTGACCAGGTTCTGGCTGTTTTTCTCCTTCACAGACAAGACCTTGTGTTGTCTGCAGGGATCTCGGAATGAAGCTACGCAGATCTCATCGTGTTCTTGAACCCAGCAAACGTGTTAGTTTGATGGAGAAGCCGAAGGGCAGCTTGCTGGgtttctcaggaagcagagatcgGCGCTCAGTTTCCTCAGGTTGACCTAACCAACTTATGCATAGAAAAACGTATTCACCTCTCAGCTGGACGGCACATTCTTTTTGGCTGggaattctctttttaaaaacatgctttgTAAGTGAGCTCTTTacttttttgcctttttaatgTTATATGAagtcaccaccaccaacacagtAATAAAATTGTTAGAGATTTCATCTGAGGCTTTTATCTTCCCTAAAGatcttttttgtctgtttctactGAATAAAAATATTGGTATTGGAGTTCAAACTGGCTCATCTTATCTTGAAATGTCACCGTCAGGTGACATCCTgccagacacccccccccctgGTTTTGTCTCTTACCTTTAAGCTTGAGAGaactttcggggggggggggcactaaaGATCTATGGCTGAGAAGAGAGGTTCATCTGCCTCTTAAAGGTACAGTGACATCGACAGCAACAACGACTTCTCGGGAGCTGGTGTCATGTTAGTTATCGTAAGACAAATAGAATCTAACTTATTATCTTTTTGAATATTAACAGCAACGCAATATTGTAGCAATCACTGTGCAGAGCAGCATCTGGACCCTGCAACCATCGTGTCTTTTCATTGACCTTTTGGGAAATGAGATATTTACCCCTTCCTCCCATGAATTGTTTTAGCACAGCATTAGAGAAGTTGACTGGGATGGGGGTTGGTCGATGTGTAGAGGAAATATTGCTGGAGTATTCTGGAATACGGGTgacatttcaataataaaaatcaggGTTATGTAGGAGGACTTCACTAGAAGTGACACAGTTGAAGTCACATTCCCAGtctaaagatattttatgtgtctcagaggaggaggaagggtagaGAGGATGCCGTCCTACTGAGAGGCTGGACAAGGCACTGATGCCTACAGTTCGGTTCTAGGGGATTTCAGCCAAGTAACGTGCAAGAGGCTGAACTCTGGGATACGAAAACAGGTCTGGAATTTAAATGTGTAGGTTAAGCGTCACAGACGGAAAAGGCAAGAGACAGGGCAGCGAGGTAAGGGGAAGGCATTCTAGAAGCCACCGTGTTTTCTGGGGGTTGGCAAGGCATCTAGAGCTCTGATACCCAGGCTCCAGGGGGGCTGGTCATCACATTATGGTCGCCCCTTGATGAAAACATTCCTCAAGAGCAAATTAACTTCAAGTTTTAATATGCTTGCTAGAAGTATCCCTTAGAGGTTCATCCAGGTAATGGGAGAAACAGGCTGGCACTTCTGATAAAGTGTAAGGAAGGAAAACAGtttctattttccatttctgTCCAAGAGTTAGCGGTAAAGAAAGGACGGTGGGGCGGGGGAGAAAGGTCCTGCCTCAGAATCAACAAGGATGCCatggggttttatttgtttttgtttattgtttgtttgttttgagcacCATCTAGTCGCCAAATGTTTTCAGACTAGTATATTATGTGAACAGCTGGGTAAAAGCAAGGAATCCTGGGCTCTCCTTCCCTAAGTCCAGACTATACAGCCCTTGGTGGGATGTGAGGTGGGGCTAGCTTTGCagttaaagcacttgccttgcaggCATAAAGCCCAGAGtttggttccattcccagaaacGCACAGGGACACCCCGTGGATGAGACAGTCCCTTGAGACCCTCGGAGGAGGCAGGAAATCCCCAGAGCATGAAGGCTGGAGTggggagctctgggtttgattgaaaAAAACCCACCTTgatgaataaaaaggaagggcAATTGAGGACGATTCCTAATGCATGTGCACTGATaggcgtgtacacacacacacacacacacacacacacaagcacgcacgcacgcacgcgcacactcTTAGGTATAGGCTGCAATGACTGGCTTTTTAGACAACCGTCCCAGGAATACTCTCAGGCATACGGCCAGAGCGTCATTCTTTGGAACGCGCTACCCACGTTAAAACATAGCTCCTTGCTTCTTTCTGCACGGCATTAGTTCTGGAAAGCAAGCCTCTGTCACACACCATTTGGCTAGAGATAAATGAACACCACTCACTGGGAGACCTGACCTCCCAAGTCTGGGGGCCACTGAATGGCAGCTCATTAACCTACCCAGAGAGGCTCACCCTGGTCTCAGAAAGCCCACCTCAGCGTTCTCCGGGCTCTTACCTCCTTGGGCGACAGTATAGAGATGTAGTCTTCGTATATAATCCTGGCCTTCTCTTCAACGAGTTTTTTGTTCTGCTCTTTCTTTAAGTCTTCGCAGGCTAGCCAGAAGAGGAGGTTCTCCTCGCTGTATTCTGTTCGGAGGAACTCTCGGAAAAGGTTTCTTCCTGCAGGAGCCTTCATCATCTTGTCAAAATTTTGAGACCAGGACTTGACCTCGTCTGCAGTGGGGTTTTGGCTGCGGAGACAGAATGAAGCCATTAGAAGCAGCTTTCACCTGTGGTGCCAGCAGAGGAAGGGCGGGTGGTTTTAAAGTCCTAGTCACGTGCTGCCCTCTAGTGGTTGTGTTTCACTATTGCGCCTGGCTTGATCTAGCGAGCAATCTGAGGAACTGAATCAGTCCTGAGCCTTGACAAATGACCCCTGGGTGCAAAGACAGCCATGGGAGTTGAGGCTCAGAGCAGTAAGGAGTTAGATACCACATGACCACGGCTGTCGGACAGTTTTAAAGAATCCTGCAAGTGGTAATGTTCCTTAGCTTTTTCTTGTAAATGAACGGGAGGTTTTCTATCTTGTTTGCATTGGTTTAACCATAAGAGAGAAAGAGTTGATTTTTCACCTCTGGTACCCACGGCTTATTATTTacacaatataaaataagaatatgttTTGTGCACTTTATCCCCAATGCTCAAAATGTTCCTTGGAAAGCAGAGGACTAAGAACAGCATAAGGGATTTTCTggataactatatataataaagatCACTATTGCCAAAACCACCAGTCACCGACCAATTTGCCCTCACACCAAAGAAGGAGAAACACAAAGCTTGGAGTGTTTTTTAAATGATCCAGAATCTTAGCTTTTGATTCAAAATATGTTTGGTTAGGAGgggtattattttattattatttttttaatatatagccAGGTCTCTTAAATAGACTTATAGCTGTCCCATAATATCTGAAGCTTTCCATTCATCTACAATATTAAATTTGGGGCTGGGGGATGCTTCAGTGGGtaaacctgagtttgaatccacaGCCCCCATGTAAAAATCAGGTAAGGGGACATGTTCCAGACAGGTAAGGGGTCATGTTCCATATCCCCAGTGCTTGGGGTAGGGGGACGGAGATAGCCAGATGCCAAGCACTCACAAGCAAGTTAAGTCTAGCAAAACTTTGAGCTCCAGGGTCAGCGAGAGACCTGCTTTAAGAAGGTGGGCGTGCATAGCATGATAAAGGAGGTCACCTGATGCTCACTTTTCCTGGGAGAGCACACccgcacacgtgtgcacatacacatccATAAAACACGAACCTACACGTGCTCACACTCACTCTCAAGGAAAATTAAGTGTACAGCTGTCTAACGTCACAGTGAAACTCATACTGAACTTCTACGAAAAGCAAAAGAGGAGGCATTTACAATGATATGAACCATCAACTTATAATTAGGTTGTCGCCTCTAAAACCACATTTCGATTCCTCGTTTTGAAAAGACACGGTTGAAGTCTGTTGTGGTGGCTATAAAACCAGGAGCTGGCTAGCTGGCTGTTTTTCCTGGTTGATTTTGGaaatccagtgtgtgtgtgtgtgtgtggtgtatgtatgcatatatgtttatgtatgttcctGTGTATatgcagatgtgcatgtgtgtatgtgtgcatgtgcctatgtgtgtatgtatgtgtgcagtgatgtccatgtgtgtatgagtgggtgtgcatgtgtgtttgtgtgcatgtgtgtatatatgtatgttacgCATGTGTGcggttgtgtgtatgtgcctatgtgtgcatgtggtgttcAGATTCctataaaatgaagacaaattttaaaatatttccagtcAAGAGAAgtaaaagtaagccattttctgCGGTTAGTTCAATAACATTTATTGAACTAACAGGGAAAGATAGACAATGCTTGACTTTGTAGCGTGGCTAATAGAAAACCTGGTCAAAACTAATTGCAATCATCAGTAAGATCTTCCAGGCTGAATGCTGAGCTGCCGTTCCTTTCCGAGACCCACAGGGGTGATGCTTTGACACggagtgggggcgggggtgggggcggggtgggggcgggggcggggcgggggcgggggacaGTGGCACCCACGCACAGAATGGACTCCAGCCTGGCCGCCGCACTCACCATTCCTCTAGGACCTGGATGTTCTCCATTTTTGTGGTGTGGGGGGGTCTCCCCGCAGAGTCTCCTCGCTCCTCATTCCTGACGGTGAGGCTGAAATGAAACACACTTTGTCATGGGAACTGCACAAAGTCCAAGAAAAGAATCACTTCCCCAGGAGAAACAGGTCACAGAGATTTCCCTGCCAACCATGTGGGGttatttaaaacacagaaaaaggaaTACCACTTTTAAATGATGGTGGAGAGTAGGTAAGTCTATACcgacttaaaaaaaatgtgaaacaaATCAGAACCCTGACATGGATATCAGTATCTATTCTGACTTCATTATTATGTAACCATAACTTAAATGACTTACATTATTTTACATAAGCATACCTTTATAACCTCAACACTGGACGCGCATCAATATTTGAGATATTGCTGTGTTACCTTTAAAAGTGGAGAGTCATTTAATTTTTGCTTAGTTCTGTTcagtttttctcatttgttttctccTTATTAGTAGCTAAGAAGGAAGAATATGTCAGAAGCCAATACTTAGATACCTTTCCACCATCCTTCCCTTCAAGCCAGATTTCTGTCATCAATACTGTCATTCCTCCAGACCCTAAAGTCTGACCAGTTGGATTGGGTTCTATATCAGTCAATTTCCAGTGGCTTGGGAGAGACAAGGAAGCAATTGCAAGGGTGTGGGGCAGGAGACCACTGGGTGAGTGTGTTGGTCACTTCCCATTGTCACCTCAACAGGATCCAGAACCATCAGGAAGACTCCGGCTATGCCGATGGGGGAAATGCCTTGATTGCATTCACTGATATGGGAGGAGTAACTTTAACTGTGGGTGGGACCATTCTTCAGGCAGAGTTCCTGGATCTTCTGAACACATTAGCATTTCCCCTCGGTTTCCTTACTATGACTATGACAAGACAGTTGCTTCAGATTCCTGCTGACTGGACCTCCCGACCATAACGGACCATACCTTGAACTGTGtgctaaaataagccctttcttccgtaagttggttttgtgtgtgtattctatcATGGTAATAGGAACGAAGCTGAGGCTGGAAGAAAAGGCTCCAAGTCACCGTGACCCAGAACAAGAGGTTGGGGACTAGGAAAGCCCTGTGTGTTCCATTAGAACAAGAAGAATCG is from Microtus pennsylvanicus isolate mMicPen1 chromosome 1, mMicPen1.hap1, whole genome shotgun sequence and encodes:
- the Rgs17 gene encoding regulator of G-protein signaling 17; this translates as MRKRQQSQNEGTQAVSPAPGNQRPNNTCCFCWCCCCSCSCLTVRNEERGDSAGRPPHTTKMENIQVLEECQNPTADEVKSWSQNFDKMMKAPAGRNLFREFLRTEYSEENLLFWLACEDLKKEQNKKLVEEKARIIYEDYISILSPKEVSLDSRVREVINRNLLDPSPHMYEDAQLQIYTLMHRDSFPRFLNSQIYKTFVESTATSSSES